In Candidatus Margulisiibacteriota bacterium, a single genomic region encodes these proteins:
- a CDS encoding type II toxin-antitoxin system VapC family toxin — ELPITSAHALLVRDLPPIHKDPFDRILIAQAKAEGLLLLTSDKTLTRYDAPILYVPKKPHSGGKFWLANRPGSA; from the coding sequence GAACTGCCTATAACCAGCGCTCATGCTTTGCTGGTGCGGGATTTGCCGCCTATACACAAAGACCCTTTTGATCGTATCCTGATCGCGCAGGCTAAAGCGGAAGGCCTGCTGTTGCTGACCTCGGACAAAACGCTGACCCGGTACGACGCGCCGATCCTGTATGTTCCTAAAAAACCTCACTCCGGCGGAAAATTTTGGCTGGCAAATCGCCCGGGTTCCGCGTGA